The stretch of DNA GTTCGCATAAATACTGCTCATCACCGGAGATCGGGTTGCGAGTGATTTTTTGCGACTACGCTCGTCTCAGGTACGATTCCACACAAAGCTTACACCGAAACATAACTCTACAGCCAGTTGGAGGGGAATTGTCACACGCTCCCTTCCTTCTCCTGATAACCTACGATACTCCGAAACACGGGCAATGTCCGGAGTGTGATGAGAACATTTCTGCTGCACACGTCTTGGTTGAATA from Haloplanus rubicundus encodes:
- a CDS encoding DUF7837 family putative zinc-binding protein, with the translated sequence MIFCDYARLRYDSTQSLHRNITLQPVGGELSHAPFLLLITYDTPKHGQCPECDENISAAHVLVEYE